From one Rhopalosiphum padi isolate XX-2018 chromosome 2, ASM2088224v1, whole genome shotgun sequence genomic stretch:
- the LOC132920381 gene encoding zinc finger homeobox protein 4 isoform X3, whose protein sequence is MPSPIPVQSSSPTGGGLVDRAAGWTTDTPPETNSAAISSNAATAAAVVVADMSPEEEQSSSPVTGVIAGRDDEERRLTSPPSGSKFDSVASKPDAESESWANSSDVEKFDGKIVYNPDGSAYIIEDNSELSEDDGVDLPSELLGSGSIVDGRGVNLSQAEVFPQIANAFYVSRANYGDLYEQQQQQQTNSAPAAAALNRVFQDKKIVPEVPVMHSYRVYTVRDKAGASDNRTPPLSNDCSTVPVKPILMCFICKLSFGYAKSFVAHATGEHGVTLQEDEYNILGHKNASAIVQCVGKEKEPLVSFLEPLALPANKAHTRTASPSQSSSSSSPNAAHKVPNAFINDGNRSSSSDGGGGSGGDQKGCPESLVVHRRNSTPPTSSPSVNTVPETSVSLPQSGSPRSNVNSFSISKNNNCSNKAAASATGSRSNMYDCIMDLTRKSPISALAVSSGTSARSNSASPGASPSPGTTLSPQLISGNAPLSYPQPPPNFMTGTTIGVCPDHMNGRPSGVDCARCELILSSSRLGGVGGSLVGMHSRNSCKTLKCPKCNWHYKYQETLEIHMKEKHPESETSCVYCIAGQPHPRLARGETYTCGYKPYRCEVCNYSTTTKGNLSIHMQSDKHLNNMQELQNGGVAGNEMQRHQASSPSQHPKQSSAMSPGSTSSQHPAMNSPMINQKPKPTFRCEVCNYETNVARNLRIHMTSEKHTHNIMVLQQSVKHMQTLNALQTHHQQQMNFESLMHFHPGLTLPGDKPPPHTEAALADMAYNQALLIQMMTGGQMPPHFAGDVSPHVDTDIGLNPETMEPPPEPVDKNPNFMFQCSTCSTFVTDSLETLSHHLSTDRTKVREQEILTVVAGNYICNLCTYKTNLKANFQLHCKTDKHLQRLQHVNHVKEGGPQNEWKLKYMSSPGGVQVRCNACDYYTNSTHKLQLHCSGQRHEAASLLFRYLRDNDAGEASVYHCLLCEFSSKDKLPLLQHVRTVKHMQMEQLHQMQRRSDGKDIQTDINMVFQVTSAPQTSMSVDSDQEQDRENKGDNESPNMSMDAMKAESSEQFELDSNLNSPKITEGQEQLTPTDQKKNELYCPLCQDVFEDLINFEKHLMNIHSVNSEGLQRLLSLVNQSHWLNSSKSSQQSPPHTSTSPPSPDLDKSIEKSDEIQDQDTDENKCPTCQKVCKNIDDLCQHQNDTGHVEIKQTPNGPGYLCWKKGCNLYFTTVQNLHIHFREVHAGQQNILVSEKHVYKYRCNQCSLAFKTLDKLQAHSQYHAIRDLTKCILCRRSFRTVATFQKHLQTAHPDLAQADLEALKQNSMLQFEQSADEKMEIDESVDDEEEKDEEPECDNSDDSIAFKQQQLIEDYMNGQTLAEDGYNDSERKYKCHRCKVAFTNQKYLTHHNKTLLHRKGEKQTYPMEKYLDPNRPFKCEVCKESFTQKNILLVHYNSVLHLHKLKRSMQEQQQQLNNNNTPIVSNNSSFAAVNASKTSGSTSEDDDKKPYKCNICKVAYTQGSTLDIHMRSVLHQTRASKLHDLALAGQVDLTKPIIEQPEQGSRPPSQNRQDAESQASSKDEQQQPLQLQQQQQQQPQPQPQNHHQKGNQLSCQRCNALFSNQDQLNTHQQLYCMFGTPMNMLPMNPTLAFAANNLSAAVQGPKSPSQQITLTEEQLLKVPLALQGKKHSHMYKLLESYGFDLVMQFNENHQKRKENEKLLQELTAQIEMEQQANAVKEEINEINEEDTGDLPEVAKSTCVHCNKEFSSVWVLKAHCEEVHKDLVPFDFLEKYAKQIKCEIEKKGNEPPTVNTTMSLPSSTSVSTTTTPTARIGSPSEDVSVKTENEQDIEAQTENADYMSNAATSSTGEPSNVNMSGVPPNIPLSVAQHLNEMQAAFNAMAASQLTQQLQQFNPMMVASMAGLGMGLPLGLNMQALAAMNLQPPLVPMMMPPPNFESIMSSQQNTIFQQQPNSIDPTGILAKQQQLLQQQQQVQQNSQQKRARTRITDDQLKILRAHFDINNSPSEDQIQEMASQSGLPPKVIKHWFRNTLFKERQRNKDSPYNFNNPPSTTLNLEEYEKTGEAKVMPLTQPIPIIENTDVIVIKEAPKTPTFAKKKPLQTSTPNNNTVVRAQSQTPTFPQQQTFAQNFSRPFTTQPMESPVKMESQVKPELKDAETSQPETKFPWGNPESPSKRRDSVEEKQNLYLHHDRGSPLDLNAAENLTLSSILTSQHQEINMSNAISTSNMLPPKISASSFTSPPQMSVTTQSGPRSISPGRSPNSSDGFPHSIMMNQSSGGSGGSTSSGKRANRTRFTDCQIKVLQEFFENNAYPKDDDLEYLSKLLNLSPRVIVVWFQNARQKARKVYENQPAVEPAPGIVEEGSNRFQRTPGLNYQCNKCLLVFQRYYELIRHQKTHCFKEEDAKRSAQAQAAAAHIAAALSSEDSNSSTVENHQGQSANSNPMTPNPTPTPSLTYPTSPIQTSSSHDKENVYNCEHCNSVFTKLDQWKEHQQVHLMNPNLFPTYHPESAFGILQQQAQLHQQQQQLQQQQSQSQQMSGTSEMNANPTSLILSMMQQNNKRSFDEFDDHSDKETEFTKDKRLRTTILPEQLDYLYQKYQIESNPSRKMLESIAQEVGLKKRVVQVWFQNTRARERKGQFRAHSQAINKRCPFCSAIFKIKSALESHLQTKHPEQCSRGYINVDNIPDEDVSMDSFASSQMSEIGQKNQTYAPNPYYQNADDVENLGKMYQESLKRYMEEMQQSSMQNGVLSEGGEKTKPEGDSPLDLSKPVDLRMDQEQDDDEDSMSECTDIMDDESPASPASSTQSGQQRVNAPGGSSSSQNKRYRTQMSNVQVKVMKALFDDYKTPTMGECEMLGREIGLAKRVVQVWFQNARAKEKKYKLQTKQNQELTGPPDECKYCRFKYTHKYSVQDHIFTSRHIALVKQHVESRMSVSDMSGNCSDGDFTVPSTPGDPHNNNLPNQQVNQLQMLQLAGLIGQSPVAQAVAMATIAKLDGKDQSQMTAEELALLPHLYNLGVSFQQGFMHPGTAMMTSPG, encoded by the exons ATGCCGTCACCGATACCAGTACAATCGTCCTCGCCAACAGGTGGAGGCCTAGTGGACCGTGCCGCCGGATGGACAACAGACACACCGCCCGAAACAAACAGCGCAGCGATTAGCAGcaacgccgccaccgccgcagcAGTTGTCGTGGCTGACATGAGTCCAGAAGAAGAGCAGTCAAGCTCGCCGGTGACGGGCGTGATCGCCGGCCGGGACGACGAGGAGCGCCGGCTGACCTCGCCACCGTCGGGTAGTAAATTCGACTCGGTGGCCAGCAAACCGGACGCCGAGTCCGAGTCGTGGGCGAACAGCAGCGACGTGGAAAAGTTCGATGGCAAGATCGTGTACAACCCGGACGGGTCGGCGTACATAATTGAGGATAACAGTGAGCTGAGCGAAGATGATGGCGTCGACCTTCCGTCCGAGCTCCTCGGATCCGGAAGTATCGTGGACGGCCGAGGCGTGAACTTGTCGCAAGCCGAGGTATTCCCACAGATCGCTAACGCGTTCTACGTGTCCCGGGCCAACTACGGGGACCTGTATGagcagcaacaacagcagcagacTAACAGTGCACCCGCCGCCGCGGCCCTTAACAGGGTGTTCCAAGACAAAAAGATAGTTCCTGAAGTGCCGGTGATGCACAGCTACAGGGTGTATACTGTCCGTGATAAGGCGGGCGCGTCAGATAACCGAACGCCGCCGTTGTCCAATGACTGTTCGACGGTACCTGTCAAGCCGATACTCATGTGCTTCATATGCAAACTGTCGTTTGGGTACGCAAAGTCTTTCGTAGCACACGCCACCGGTGAACATGGTGTCACGCTTCAGGAGGATGAGTACAACATACTTGGTCACAAGAACGCGTCAGCCATCGTGCAATGCGTGGGCAAAGAAAAAGAGCCGTTGGTATCGTTCCTCGAGCCTTTGGCCCTGCCCGCAAACAAAGCTCATACTCGGACCGCGTCCCCGTcccagtcgtcgtcgtcgtcgtcgccgaaCGCCGCTCACAAAGTTCCTAATGCGTTTATTAATGACGGTAATCGTTCCTCCTCCTCCGACGGCGGTGGCGGCAGCGGTGGCGACCAGAAAGGTTGCCCGGAAAGCCTGGTGGTGCACAGGCGCAACTCCACGCCGCCCACCTCTTCTCCGAGCGTCAATACAGTTCCTGAGACGTCCGTCTCCCTACCTCAATCTGGTAGTCCTAGAAGTAATGTTAACTCGTTTAGtataagtaaaaacaataattgtagtAATAAAGCCGCCGCCTCTGCAACTGGCAGTAGGTCCAATATGTACGATTGTATCATGGACCTGACCAGGAAGAGTCCAATATCTGCGTTGGCCGTATCGTCAGGCACGTCAGCCCGGAGCAACAGCGCATCGCCGGGTGCTAGCCCGTCGCCGGGCACCACACTCAGCCCGCAACTCATATCGGGAAATGCCCCGTTATCGTATCCACAACCACCGCCCAACTTCATGACCGGCACTACGATTGGTGTGTGTCCAGATCACATGAACGGTAGGCCAAGTGGAGTGGACTGTGCCAGATGTGAGCTCATTTTAAGTTCCTCGAGACTAGGTGGCGTTGGTGGGTCGCTAGTCGGTATGCACTCTAGAAATTCGTGTAAAACGCTTAAATGCCCTAAATGCAATTGGCACTACAAATACCAAGAGACACTAGAAATACACATGAAAGAAAAACACCCCGAATCCGAGACGTCGTGCGTGTATTGTATTGCCGGTCAACCGCATCCGCGGTTGGCTAGGGGTGAGACGTACACGTGTGGTTACAAACCGTATCGTTGCGAAGTGTGCAACTACTCGACGACTACTAAAGGCAACCTAAGCATACACATGCAATCCGACAAACATTTAAACAACATGCAAGAGTTACAAAACGGTGGTGTTGCCGGAAATGAAATGCAAAGGCACCAGGCTTCGTCGCCGTCTCAGCACCCAAAACAGTCTTCAGCCATGAGCCCGGGGTCGACGAGCAGCCAACATCCAGCCATGAACAGCCCAATGATTAATCAGAAGCCCAAACCTACGTTTAGGTGCGAGGTGTGCAACTATGAGACTAACGTAGCCCGAAACCTTCGCATACACATGACCAGCGAGAAGCATACACACAACATCATGGTTTTGCAGCAAAGCGTCAAACATATGCAGACACTCAACGCTCTACAGACGCATCACCAACAGCAGATGAACTTCGAGTCGCTAATGCACTTTCATCCGGGGCTCACGCTACCCGGAGACAAGCCACCGCCGCACACCGAAGCAGCACTCGCCGACATGGCTTATAACCAGGCGTTACTCATACAAATGATGACCGGTGGACAAATGCCGCCACATTTCGCGGGTGACGTGTCTCCTCACGTCGACACCGACATCGGACTGAACCCAGAGACCATGGAACCACCGCCCGAGCCGGTGGACAAAAATCCAAACTTCATGTTCCAGTGCAGTACGTGTAGCACTTTCGTCACGGACTCGTTGGAGACGCTATCGCATCACTTGTCCACCGACCGGACCAAAGTACGCGAACAAGAAATACTCACTGTGGTGGCTGGAAACTACATATGCAACCTATGCACGTACAAGACAAACCTGAAGGCAAACTTTCAGCTACATTGCAAGACCGACAAACATTTACAGAGGCTGCAGCACGTCAACCATGTGAAAGAAGGCGGGCCGCAGAACGAGTGGAAGCTCAAGTACATGTCGTCGCCCGGTGGCGTCCAAGTGAGGTGCAATGCGTGCGATTACTATACAAACAGCACGCACAAGCTACAACTTCACTGTTCCGGACAAAGGCACGAGGCCGCCTCGCTGTTGTTCCGGTATCTGCGGGACAACGACGCCGGTGAAGCTTCTGTCTATCATTGTTTGCTGTGCGAGTTCTCTAGCAAAGATAAATTACCACTATTGCAACACGTCAGGACCGTGAAACACATGCAAATGGAGCAGCTGCACCAAATGCAAAGGCGGTCCGATGGCAAAGACATACAAACTGACATTAACATGGTGTTCCAAGTGACCAGTGCTCCGCAAACGTCTATGTCTGTAGATAGCGACCAAGAACAAG atcgcGAAAACAAAGGAGACAACGAAAGTCCTAATATGTCTATGGACGCAATGAAAGCAGAAAGTTCCGAACAGTTCGAATTGGACTCTAATCTCAACTCACCAAAAATTACCGAAGGTCAAGAACAACTGACTCCAACCGACCAAAAGAAAAATGAATTGTACTGTCCACTTTGTCAAGATGTTTTcgaagatttaattaattttgaaaaacatttaatgaatattcATAGTGTAAACTCCGAAGGTCTCCAACGGTTGCTGAGCTTAGTCAACCAATCACATTGGTTGAACTCATCAAAATCTTCACAGCAGAGTCCTCCTCATACTTCAACTAGTCCACCGTCGCCCGACTTAGACAAATCAATTGAAAAATCTGACGAAATACAAGATCAAGATACTGACGAAAATAAATGTCCAACATGTCAAAAAGTGTGCaaaaatattgatgatttaTGTCAACATCAAAACGATACCGGCCATGTCGAAATTAAACAGACGCCAAACGGACCGGGATACCTGTGCTGGAAAAAAGGTTGCAACCTGTATTTTACTACAGTGCAAAATTTACATATTCATTTCCGTGAAGTGCACGCTGGACAACAAAACATTCTTGTGTCCGAAAAACATGTTTACAAATACAGATGCAATCAGTGTAGTTTAGCGTTCAAAACACTTGACAAATTGCAAGCGCATTCTCAGTATCACGCCATAAGAGATCTGACGAAGTGCATATTGTGCAGACGTAGTTTCAGGACTGTTGCTACTTTTCAAAAACACTTACAAACCGCCCATCCAGATCTAGCGCAAGCTGATCTTGAAGCGTTGAAGCAAAACTCCATGCTCCAGTTCGAACAGTCGGCAGACGAAAAAATGGAAATCGACGAGTCCGTCGACGACGAAGAAGAAAAGGACGAAGAACCTGAATGTGACAACAGTGACGATTCGATCGCGTTTAAGCAACAGCAGTTGATTGAAGATTACATGAACGGACAGACACTAGCTGAAGACGGGTACAATGATTCAGAAAGAAAGTACAAGTGTCACAGGTGTAAAGTGGCATTCACCAATCAGAAGTACCTAACGCATCACAACAAAACGCTTTTGCATCGCAAGGGTGAAAAACAGACTTATCCTATGGAAAAATATCTCGACCCCAACCGGCCGTTTAAGTGTGAGGTGTGCAAAGAGTCGTTCACAcagaaaaatatacttttagtgCACTATAACTCTGTTCTTCATTTACACAAGCTGAAGCGATCCATGCAAGAGCAACAGCAAcaattaaacaacaataacacACCAATCGTATCAAACAACTCATCTTTCGCCGCCGTGAATGCGTCTAAGACATCGGGTTCAACGTCGGAAGACGACGACAAAAAACCGTACAAGTGCAACATATGCAAAGTCGCTTACACGCAAGGCTCGACATTGGACATTCATATGAGGTCAGTCTTGCACCAGACTAGAGCTTCAAAGCTGCACGATCTCGCGTTGGCTGGACAGGTAGACTTGACCAAACCAATAATCGAGCAACCGGAACAGGGCAGTAGACCACCATCACAAAACCGACAGGACGCCGAAAGCCAAGCATCCAGCAAAGATGAACAACAACAACCATTACaactacaacaacaacaacaacaacaaccacAACCACAACCACAAAACCACCACCAAAAAGGCAACCAGCTGAGTTGTCAACGGTGCAATGCTTTGTTTTCGAATCAAGATCAACTTAACACTCATCAACAGCTGTACTGTATGTTTGGAACTCCGATGAATATGTTGCCAATGAATCCTACACTAGCGTTTGCGGCCAATAATTTGAGTGCTGCCGTGCAGGGTCCAAAATCGCCGTCGCAGCAGATAACGCTGACCGAAGAACAGCTGTTAAAAGTGCCATTGGCACTCCAAGGCAAGAAGCACTCACACATGTACAAACTTTTGGAGAGCTATGGGTTCGATCTGGTGATGCAGTTCAACGAAAACCATCAGAAGCGGAAGGAAAATGAAAAGTTACTACAAGAGCTCACCGCCCAAATAGAAATGGAACAGCAGGCGAACGCTGTCAAAGaggaaataaatgaaataaatgaagAAGATACCGGTGACTTACCAGAAGTTGCTAAGTCGACATGCGTGCATTGTAACAAGGAGTTCTCTAGCGTGTGGGTACTTAAAGCTCACTGTGAAGAAGTACACAAGGATCTAGTACCTTTCGATTTTCTTGAAAAGTACGCCAAACAGATTAAATGCGAAATAGAAAAGAAAGGCAACGAACCACCGACTGTCAACACAACCATGTCATTGCCGTCATCAACATCTGTGTCTACCACTACTACGCCGACGGCCAGGATCGGTTCGCCGTCCGAGGATGTGTCCGTGAAGACAGAAAACGAACAAGACATCGAAGCACAAACAGAAAATGCCGATTACATGTCTAACGCGGCCACATCGTCGACTGGTGAACCGTCCAACGTTAACATGTCTGGTGTACCACCGAACATCCCTCTATCGGTCGCGCAACACTTAAATGAAATGCAAGCGGCATTCAACGCGATGGCCGCCTCACAACTAACTCAACAACTACAACAGTTTAATCCTATGATGGTAGCTAGTATGGCCGGTCTCGGCATGGGGCTGCCTTTAGGCCTCAACATGCAAGCGCTCGCCGCTATGAATCTTCAACCGCCGTTGGTTCCGATGATGATGCCGCCACCAAATTTCGAATCCATTATGAGTTCGCAACAAAATACGATTTTCCAACAACAGCCCAACTCCATAGACCCGACTGGAATACTGGCTAAACAACAACAATTACTCCAACAACAGCAACAAGTG cAACAAAATTCGCAACAAAAACGAGCGAGGACACGCATCACTGATGATCAATTGAAAATCCTACGTGCTCACTTTGACATAAACAATTCTCCATCTGAAGATCAAATTCAAGAAATGGCTAGCCAAAGTGGTCTTCCACCCAAAGTCATCAAACATTGGTTTAGAAATACATTGTTTAAGGAAAGACAGAGAAATAAAGATTCTCCGTACAATTTCAATAATCCACCATCGACTACATTAAATTTGGAAGAATACGAGAAAACTGGGGAGGCGAAAGTGATGCCTCTCACTCAACCGATACCAATAATCGAAAACACTGACGTCATCGTCATAAAAGAAGCACCCAAGACACCTACATTCGCGAAAAAGAAGCCCTTACAGACCAGCACTCCAAATAATAACACCGTTGTGCGAGCACAAAGCCAAACGCCCACATTTCCACAACAACAGACATTTGCTCAAAACTTTTCGAGACCGTTCACCACACAACCGATGGAGTCTCCAGTGAAGATGGAATCACAAGTCAAACCAGAACTGAAAGATGCCGAAACCAGTCAACCTGAAACGAAATTTCCATGGGGCAATCCCGAGTCTCCGTCCAAACGTAGAGATTCGGTTGAAGAAAAACAAAACCTGTACCTCCATCACGACAGAGGGTCTCCTCTTGATTTAAATGCGGCCGAAAATCTCACTTTGTCCTCGATACTCACTTCTCAACATCAAGAAATAAATATGTCAAATGCGATTTCTACCAGCAATATGCTACCACCGAAAATATCTGCATCGAGTTTTACATCACCGCCACAAATGTCGGTAACCACACAATCTGGCCCGAGGAGCATTAGCCCGGGTAGATCTCCTAATTCATCCGATGGGTTCCCGCATTCAATTATGATGAACCAGAGTAGCGGTGGTTCCGGTGGTTCTACTTCATCTGGTAAACGGGCAAATAGAACTCGTTTTACAGATTGTCAGATCAAAGTGCTTCAAGAGTTCTTTGAAAACAACGCCTATCCAAAAGACGATGACCTCGAGTATCTATCTAAATTGCTGAACTTGAGTCCCAGAGTGATTGTCGTGTGGTTCCAAAACGCTCGTCAAAAAGCTAGAAAAGTTTACGAAAATCAGCCAGCTGTAGAACCTGCACCAGGTATTGTTGAGGAGGGATCAAATCGATTTCAAAGAACACCTGGTTTGAACTATCAGTGTAATAAATGCCTGTTAGTGTTCCAGAGATATTATGAACTTATTAGACATCAGAAGACGCACTGTTTCAAAGAAGAGGACGCTAAAAGATCAGCTCAAGCTCAAGCAGCGGCCGCCCACATTGCAGCTGCATTGAGCTCCGAAGATTCCAACTCGAGCACTGTAGAAAATCATCAAGGACAAAGCGCCAATTCTAATCCGATGACTCCAAATCCGACGCCGACTCCGAGTTTGACGTATCCGACGTCACCGATTCAAACATCATCTTCGCATGACAAAGAAAATGTTTACAACTGTGAACACTGTAATTCGGTATTCACAAAACTTGACCAGTGGAAAGAACATCAACAAGTCCATTTAATGAACCCAAATTTGTTTCCTACCTATCATCCAGAGAGCGCTTTCGGAATTTTACAACAACAGGCACAATTAcaccaacaacaacagcagctcCAACAACAACAATCTCAGTCACAGCAGATGAGTGGCACTTCTGAAATGAACGCTAACCCTACATCGTTAATTTTGTCCATGATGCAACAGAATAATAAAAGGTCATTTGATGAATTTGACGATCATAGTGATAAAGAAACCGAGTTCACAAAAGACAAACGCTTGAGGACCACTATTTTACCTGAACAGTTGGATTATttgtatcaaaaatatcaaatcgaAAGTAATCCATCTAGAAAGATGTTAGAAAGTATTGCGCAAGAAGTGGGCCTAAAGAAACGCGTGGTCCAAGTGTGGTTCCAAAATACTAGGGCCAGAGAACGAAAAGGTCAGTTTAGAGCTCATTCGCAAGCGATCAATAAGAGATGTCCTTTCTGTTCTGccattttcaaaatcaaatcgGCGTTAGAATCGCATTTGCAGACCAAACACCCGGAACAGTGTTCCAGGGGATACATCAACGTAGACAACATTCCGGATGAAGATGTCAGTATGGATTCGTTTGCATCGTCCCAAATGAGCGAAATTGGGCAAAAGAACCAGACGTATGCGCCGAACCCATATTATCAGAATGCGGATGACGTGGAAAACTTGGGTAAAATGTACCAAGAGTCATTGAAAAGATACATGGAGGAAATGCAACAGTCAAGCATGCAGAATGGCGTTCTGTCCGAGGGTGGTGAGAAAACCAAACCAGAGGGAGACAGTCCGCTGGATCTGAGCAAACCTGTGGATTTACGTATGGATCAAGAACAGGACGATGACGAAGACAGCATGTCAGAGTGCACGGATATTATGGACGACGAAAGTCCAGCGTCACCGGCGTCGAGCACTCAAAGCGGTCAGCAGAGGGTGAACGCTCCAGGTGGCAGCAGTAGCAGTCAAAACAAACGATACCGGACGCAAATGAGCAACGTGCAGGTGAAAGTAATGAAAGCACTGTTTGATGACTACAAAACCCCGACGATGGGTGAGTGCGAGATGCTAGGTCGTGAAATCGGCTTGGCAAAGCGCGTGGTTCAGGTGTGGTTCCAGAACGCACGGGCCAAGGAGAAGAAGTACAAGTTGCAAACGAAGCAGAACCAAGAACTGACCGGGCCACCGGACGAGTGCAAATATTGTCGATTCAAATACACACACAAGTACTCCGTCCAGGACCACATATTCACCAGCCGGCACATCGCACTGGTAAAGCAGCACGTGGAGAGCCGCATGTCGGTGTCTGACATGTCGGGCAACTGCAGTGACGGCGATTTCACGGTGCCGTCCACCCCAGGCGACCCGCACAACAACAACCTGCCCAACCAGCAAGTCAACCAGCTGCAGATGCTCCAACTGGCCGGGCTCATTGGCCAGTCACCCGTTGCGCAGGCCGTGGCCATGGCCACCATAGCGAAGCTGGATGGCAAGGACCAGTCGCAGATGACCGCCGAGGAGCTGGCCTTGTTGCCGCACCTATACAACTTGGGCGTGAGTTTCCAGCAAGGATTCATGCACCCGGGCACAGCCATGATGACGTCGCCAG GATAG